TTTGAAGAACAGATGGCCATAGATCCATTTCATTAATACCTTAATTTAAGTCAATAATAAAAAAAATATTAATCTATTTTGTTAAATGCTTTTTTCAATGCACCGCAAACTGGACATCTATCTGGCGCTTCATCTGCAACTGTGTATCCACAAACACTGCAAACATAGTAATCCTTTACTGGAAAATTATCTAGATTATCAAGGGCCTTTTTATAGAGATTGGCATGAATTTTTTCCACCTTGTTTGTAAAAACAAAATATCTTTCAGCAGCAGTTTCTCCTTCCATTTTTGCTTCTTCGATCATCTTAGGATACATGCTTACAAATTCATGAGTCTCTCCAGAAATTGCTTCTTTTAAATTCTCTTCTGTTGTCTTAATACCTTCTAGTATTCTAAGATGTGCATGCGCGTGTACAGTTTCTGCCGCAGCTGCAGCTCTAAATAACTTTGCAATTCCAGGATAACCTTCTTGATCAGCTTTATTTGCAAATGCAAGATATTTTCTATTTGCTTGAGACTCACC
The DNA window shown above is from Candidatus Cloacimonadota bacterium and carries:
- a CDS encoding rubrerythrin family protein; amino-acid sequence: MNVKTKNNLMEAFAGESQANRKYLAFANKADQEGYPGIAKLFRAAAAAETVHAHAHLRILEGIKTTEENLKEAISGETHEFVSMYPKMIEEAKMEGETAAERYFVFTNKVEKIHANLYKKALDNLDNFPVKDYYVCSVCGYTVADEAPDRCPVCGALKKAFNKID